The Alphaproteobacteria bacterium genome contains a region encoding:
- a CDS encoding serine protease has product MRLAGALLSCFVALSFAAAEPAKQDAAKAAPAKQKAKAPKAEQKAALDATAASYTAIPLTERIAIQNDLVWTGDYNGLINGDFGERAIAAVKAFQKRNGGKETGVLNQPERAALAAAAKPKQEAVGWRIVQDLVTGARLGIPAKLMPNTQVSGGISKWSSSRGEAQAETFRIAQAGALAPIFERMKKEPAGRQTEYSVLRPDFFVISGLQNLKKFYLRAQLRGDEVRGFTVLYDQAMAGIMEPVVVAMSSAYAAFPTGTAPPSRRKVEYASGVAVSPGHILTSREALDGCNVVTVAGIGGADRAAEDKDKGLALLRVYGAPLKAIALAGENPKGDVTLLGVADPQAQGGGGAVSAARARVTEALALDPAPAVGFDGAAALDAQGRLAGIASLKVPMVAGAAPTPVTSAALTPVETVRNFLDAQNVAPASGAAAGVEAAKASIVRVICVRK; this is encoded by the coding sequence ATGAGGCTCGCCGGAGCCCTGCTGTCCTGTTTTGTGGCGTTAAGCTTCGCGGCCGCGGAGCCCGCCAAGCAGGACGCCGCGAAGGCAGCGCCCGCCAAGCAGAAGGCGAAAGCCCCCAAGGCCGAGCAGAAGGCCGCGCTCGACGCGACCGCCGCCTCCTACACGGCGATTCCGCTGACCGAACGCATCGCGATCCAGAACGACCTGGTCTGGACCGGGGACTACAACGGCCTGATCAACGGCGATTTCGGCGAGCGCGCGATCGCGGCCGTCAAGGCGTTCCAGAAGCGCAACGGCGGGAAAGAAACCGGCGTGCTCAACCAGCCGGAGCGCGCGGCCCTTGCCGCCGCCGCCAAGCCGAAGCAGGAGGCGGTCGGCTGGCGCATCGTGCAAGACCTCGTCACCGGCGCGCGGCTCGGGATTCCCGCCAAGCTGATGCCGAACACGCAGGTCTCCGGCGGCATCAGCAAATGGTCGTCCTCGCGCGGCGAAGCGCAGGCCGAAACCTTCCGCATCGCGCAGGCCGGCGCCCTGGCGCCCATCTTCGAGCGCATGAAGAAGGAGCCGGCCGGGCGGCAGACCGAGTACAGCGTGCTGCGCCCGGACTTCTTTGTCATCTCCGGCCTGCAGAACCTGAAGAAGTTCTATCTGCGCGCACAGTTGCGCGGCGACGAGGTGCGCGGCTTCACGGTGCTCTACGACCAGGCGATGGCCGGCATCATGGAGCCGGTGGTGGTCGCGATGTCGAGCGCGTACGCGGCGTTCCCCACCGGCACCGCGCCGCCGTCGCGGCGCAAGGTCGAATACGCGAGCGGCGTCGCGGTCAGCCCCGGCCACATCCTGACGAGCCGCGAGGCGCTCGACGGGTGTAACGTCGTCACGGTCGCGGGGATCGGCGGCGCGGATCGCGCGGCGGAAGACAAGGACAAGGGGCTGGCGCTGCTGCGCGTCTACGGCGCGCCGCTCAAGGCGATCGCGCTCGCGGGTGAGAACCCGAAAGGCGACGTCACGCTGCTCGGCGTCGCGGACCCGCAGGCGCAGGGCGGTGGTGGCGCGGTGAGCGCCGCAAGGGCGCGCGTGACCGAGGCGCTCGCGCTCGATCCTGCGCCAGCCGTCGGCTTCGATGGCGCCGCCGCGCTCGATGCGCAAGGCCGGCTCGCCGGCATCGCGTCGCTGAAAGTGCCGATGGTCGCGGGCGCCGCGCCAACGCCGGTCACCAGCGCCGCGCTCACCCCGGTCGAGACCGTGCGCAACTTCCTCGATGCGCAGAATGTGGCGCCGGCGAGTGGCGCTGCGGCCGGCGTCGAGGCCGCGAAGGCCTCGATCGTGCGCGTGATCTGTGTGAGGAAATGA
- the moeB gene encoding molybdopterin-synthase adenylyltransferase MoeB, with amino-acid sequence MLSPEELERYARHIVLREVGGPGQAALKDARVLVIGAGGLGAPALMYLAAAGVGTLGVVDDDVVSLSNLQRQIIHATPDIGAPKVESAAAEIARLNPHVAVEKHAMRLTAANALDLMSRYDIVADGSDNFDTRYLVSDACYFARKPLVTATLGVFDGTLTTIRAHERGPDGTPNPTYRCLFPVAPPPGSIPACAEAGILGALTGVLGSMMALEVIREIVGFGTGLVGRYVMFDARDLRVETIGYGWDPNNPLSGDTPTIRDLSGHL; translated from the coding sequence GTGCTGAGCCCGGAGGAGCTGGAGCGTTACGCGCGCCACATCGTGCTGCGCGAGGTCGGCGGCCCCGGTCAGGCGGCGCTTAAAGATGCGCGCGTGCTGGTGATCGGCGCGGGCGGGCTCGGCGCGCCGGCGCTGATGTATCTGGCCGCCGCCGGGGTCGGGACCCTCGGCGTGGTCGACGACGACGTGGTGTCACTGTCGAATTTGCAGCGGCAGATCATCCACGCGACGCCCGATATCGGCGCGCCCAAGGTCGAAAGCGCCGCGGCTGAGATCGCGCGGCTCAATCCGCATGTGGCCGTCGAGAAACACGCGATGCGGCTGACGGCCGCCAATGCGCTCGACCTCATGTCTCGCTATGACATCGTCGCCGACGGCTCGGACAATTTCGACACGCGCTATCTGGTGTCCGACGCGTGCTATTTCGCCAGGAAACCGCTGGTGACGGCGACACTCGGCGTGTTCGACGGCACGCTCACCACGATTCGCGCGCACGAGCGCGGACCCGACGGCACGCCGAACCCGACCTATCGCTGCCTGTTTCCGGTCGCGCCGCCACCGGGATCGATTCCCGCCTGCGCGGAAGCGGGCATTCTCGGCGCGCTGACCGGTGTTCTCGGCTCGATGATGGCGCTGGAGGTGATCCGCGAGATCGTCGGGTTCGGCACCGGGCTCGTCGGCCGCTACGTCATGTTCGACGCGCGCGACCTGCGCGTCGAGACGATCGGATACGGATGGGACCCGAACAATCCGCTGTCAGGCGACACGCCGACGATCCGGGATTTGTCGGGGCATCTCTGA
- a CDS encoding D-glycerate dehydrogenase: MAKGKKPLVVVTRKLPDTVETRMRELFDARLNLDDKPMSQAELAEAIKVADVLVPTVTDRIDSALLGKSGQNLRLIANFGNGVDNIDVATALQRGITVTNTPGVLTEDTADMTMALILAVPRRLAEGSVVLTGDTEWTGWTPTWMLGHRIWGKRLGIIGMGRIGQAVARRARAFGLQIHYHNRKKVAPQIEEDLEATYWESLDQMLARMDIISINCPHTPATYHLLSARRLKLIRSEAYVVNTARGEVIDENALTRMIEAGEIAGAGLDVYEHEPAVNPKLVKLARGGKVVILPHMGSATVEGRIDMGDKVIINIRTFMDGHRPPDRVLPSML, from the coding sequence ATGGCAAAAGGCAAGAAGCCGCTGGTCGTGGTTACGCGCAAGCTGCCGGACACCGTGGAAACGCGGATGCGCGAATTGTTCGACGCGCGCCTCAATCTCGACGACAAGCCGATGAGCCAGGCGGAACTCGCCGAGGCCATCAAGGTCGCCGACGTGCTGGTGCCGACCGTGACGGACCGCATTGATTCGGCGCTGCTCGGCAAGTCGGGCCAGAATCTGCGGCTGATCGCGAATTTCGGAAATGGTGTCGACAATATCGACGTCGCAACTGCGCTCCAGCGCGGCATCACGGTCACGAACACGCCCGGTGTGCTCACCGAGGACACGGCCGATATGACCATGGCGCTGATCCTCGCAGTGCCGCGCCGGCTCGCGGAAGGCTCGGTGGTGCTGACCGGCGATACCGAATGGACCGGCTGGACGCCGACCTGGATGCTCGGCCACCGCATCTGGGGCAAGCGACTCGGCATCATCGGCATGGGACGCATCGGGCAGGCGGTTGCGCGCCGCGCCCGCGCCTTCGGCCTGCAGATTCACTATCACAACCGGAAAAAAGTCGCGCCGCAGATCGAGGAGGACCTCGAGGCGACGTACTGGGAGAGCCTCGATCAGATGCTCGCCCGCATGGACATCATCTCGATCAACTGCCCGCACACGCCTGCGACCTATCACCTGCTGTCGGCACGGCGGCTGAAGCTGATCCGGTCCGAGGCCTATGTGGTCAACACGGCGCGCGGCGAGGTGATCGACGAAAACGCGCTGACCCGGATGATCGAGGCGGGCGAGATCGCGGGCGCGGGCCTCGACGTGTACGAGCACGAGCCTGCGGTCAATCCGAAGCTGGTCAAGCTCGCACGCGGCGGCAAGGTGGTGATCCTGCCCCACATGGGCTCGGCGACTGTCGAAGGCCGCATCGACATGGGCGACAAGGTGATCATCAACATCCGGACCTTCATGGACGGCCATCGGCCGCCGGACCGTGTGCTACCATCAATGCTCTAG
- a CDS encoding SH3 domain-containing protein: MLLAACGSAGAVEPNSTSGLPIPRFVSLKSDKVNVRAGPTKDHDVAWVYNRAALPVEVTAEFENWRRIRDWEGAEGWVYHSLLSGKRTALVAPQSKKKDELLELRDKPDAASAVTARLQHGVLATVKRCKDGWCRLAGDGFDGWMEEARLWGVYPGEKVE, translated from the coding sequence ATGCTGCTGGCGGCATGCGGAAGCGCCGGCGCCGTGGAGCCCAACAGTACCAGCGGTTTGCCGATTCCGCGCTTCGTCAGCCTCAAGTCCGACAAGGTCAACGTGCGCGCCGGCCCCACCAAGGATCACGACGTCGCCTGGGTCTATAACCGCGCGGCGCTGCCCGTCGAGGTGACGGCCGAGTTCGAGAACTGGCGGCGCATTCGCGACTGGGAAGGCGCAGAGGGCTGGGTCTACCATTCGCTGCTGTCGGGCAAGCGCACCGCGCTGGTCGCTCCGCAATCGAAGAAAAAGGACGAACTGCTCGAGCTTCGCGACAAGCCCGACGCGGCAAGCGCGGTCACCGCCAGGTTACAGCACGGCGTGCTCGCGACCGTGAAACGCTGCAAGGACGGGTGGTGCCGCCTCGCCGGGGATGGCTTTGACGGCTGGATGGAGGAAGCGCGCCTGTGGGGCGTCTATCCGGGCGAGAAGGTCGAGTAG
- a CDS encoding calcium-binding protein, which produces MISRRTVSISLATLAAFRVVPAWAAPKSVMFDTDNDGTVDLAEAKKAASALFDQIDRDKDGTLDKRELRGRLSAKELAAADPDKDGTLTKEEYLAVVEQRFKAADPDNDGTLDAKELRSRAGRALVRLLK; this is translated from the coding sequence ATGATCTCCCGTCGCACCGTTTCCATCAGCCTCGCAACGCTTGCGGCGTTTCGTGTGGTCCCGGCCTGGGCGGCGCCCAAGTCCGTCATGTTCGATACCGACAATGACGGGACGGTCGATCTCGCGGAGGCCAAGAAAGCGGCATCCGCCCTGTTCGACCAGATCGACAGAGACAAGGACGGCACGCTCGACAAGCGCGAATTGCGTGGGCGGCTGAGCGCGAAGGAGTTGGCCGCTGCCGATCCCGACAAGGACGGCACGCTCACCAAAGAAGAATATCTCGCGGTCGTCGAGCAGCGCTTCAAGGCCGCCGATCCGGACAATGACGGCACGCTCGACGCGAAGGAATTGCGCAGCCGTGCTGGCCGCGCGCTTGTCCGTCTTCTGAAGTAG
- the irrA gene encoding iron response transcriptional regulator IrrA has product MNGCPWHDVRTMLRQVGLRPTRQRMALGWILFAKGDRHLTAEMLYEEASKAKVPVSLATVYNTLHQFTEVGLLRQVAVDGSKTYFDTNVSDHHHFFVEGENALVDIPNAEVMLDRLPMAPPGYEVARIDVVVRLKKSG; this is encoded by the coding sequence CTGAACGGGTGCCCCTGGCACGACGTGCGGACGATGCTGCGGCAGGTCGGCCTGCGGCCGACGCGGCAGCGCATGGCGCTCGGCTGGATTTTGTTCGCCAAAGGCGACCGGCATCTCACGGCCGAAATGCTTTATGAGGAGGCCTCCAAGGCCAAGGTGCCGGTGTCGCTCGCCACCGTCTACAACACGCTGCATCAGTTCACCGAGGTCGGATTGCTGCGCCAGGTCGCGGTCGACGGCTCGAAGACCTATTTCGACACGAACGTGTCGGATCACCATCACTTCTTCGTCGAAGGCGAGAACGCGCTGGTCGACATTCCGAACGCCGAAGTCATGCTTGACCGGCTCCCGATGGCGCCGCCCGGTTACGAGGTGGCGCGGATCGATGTCGTGGTGCGGCTGAAAAAGAGCGGCTAG
- the fabA gene encoding bifunctional 3-hydroxydecanoyl-ACP dehydratase/trans-2-decenoyl-ACP isomerase — protein sequence METRRSSFEYEDLLACGRKELFREGPQLPLPPMLMFDRITEIAEAGGEYGKGLMRAVLNVKPDLWFFPCHFKGDPVMPGCLGLDALWQMVGFFLGWLGASGSGRAIGVGEVKLAGQIRPDTKEIVYGVEIKRVMRSKLVLGIADGWLKADGELVYQAADLKVALFKDNAPQPAGA from the coding sequence ATGGAAACTCGCCGTTCGAGCTTTGAGTACGAAGACCTCCTCGCCTGCGGCCGGAAAGAACTTTTCCGCGAGGGGCCGCAGCTGCCGCTGCCGCCGATGCTGATGTTCGACCGGATCACCGAGATTGCGGAAGCCGGTGGCGAATACGGCAAGGGCCTGATGCGCGCGGTGCTGAACGTGAAGCCCGACCTCTGGTTTTTTCCCTGTCATTTCAAGGGTGATCCAGTGATGCCGGGGTGCCTTGGGCTTGATGCGCTCTGGCAGATGGTCGGCTTTTTCCTTGGCTGGCTCGGCGCTTCGGGCAGCGGACGCGCGATCGGTGTCGGCGAGGTCAAGCTTGCCGGCCAGATCCGCCCGGACACCAAGGAGATCGTTTACGGCGTCGAGATCAAGCGGGTGATGCGGTCCAAGCTTGTGCTCGGCATTGCGGACGGCTGGCTGAAGGCCGACGGCGAGCTGGTCTACCAGGCGGCCGACCTCAAGGTTGCGTTGTTCAAGGACAACGCGCCCCAGCCGGCCGGGGCCTGA
- the fabB gene encoding beta-ketoacyl-ACP synthase I, with product MRRVVVTGMGIVSSIGNTTQEVLANLHEAKSGISRADKYAELGFRCQVHGAPSLDPSEVVDRRAMRFLGGGAAWNHVAMEQAIRDAGLQENEISNERTGIIMGSGGPSTRTIVEAADTTRTKGPKRVGPFAVPKAMSSTASATLATWFKIRGVNYSISSACATSNHCIGNAAEMIQWGKQDVMFAGGCEDLDWTMSVLFDAMGAMSSGYNQTPDRASRAYDKDRDGFVIAGGAGVLILEELERAKARGAKIYAEIAGYGATSDGEDMVAPSGEGAMRCMRQALESVKTPIDYINPHATSTPIGDVKEIEAIREVFGTKIPPISATKSLTGHSLGAAGVQEAIYALLMMNNGFICESANIETLDPAFEDIPIVRERRDNVQLGCVLSNSFGFGGTNASIVLKRLEA from the coding sequence ATGAGACGGGTCGTCGTCACCGGGATGGGCATTGTCTCCTCCATCGGCAACACCACCCAGGAAGTCCTGGCCAACCTGCACGAGGCAAAATCGGGCATCTCGCGCGCCGACAAGTACGCCGAGCTTGGATTCCGCTGCCAGGTGCATGGCGCACCATCGCTCGATCCCTCAGAGGTGGTCGATCGCCGGGCGATGCGTTTCCTCGGCGGCGGCGCGGCGTGGAATCACGTCGCCATGGAGCAGGCGATCCGCGACGCAGGGCTGCAGGAGAACGAGATTTCCAACGAGCGCACCGGCATCATCATGGGCTCGGGCGGACCGTCGACACGCACCATCGTGGAGGCCGCCGACACCACCCGGACCAAGGGACCGAAGCGCGTCGGCCCGTTCGCGGTGCCGAAGGCGATGTCCTCGACGGCCTCGGCGACGCTTGCCACCTGGTTCAAGATAAGGGGCGTGAACTACTCGATCTCATCGGCCTGTGCGACGTCGAACCATTGCATCGGCAACGCCGCCGAGATGATCCAGTGGGGCAAGCAGGACGTGATGTTCGCAGGCGGCTGCGAGGACCTCGACTGGACGATGTCGGTGCTGTTCGACGCGATGGGCGCGATGTCGTCAGGCTATAACCAGACGCCCGACAGGGCCTCGCGCGCCTACGACAAGGACCGCGACGGCTTCGTCATCGCAGGCGGGGCGGGCGTGCTCATCCTCGAGGAGCTCGAGCGTGCCAAGGCGCGCGGCGCGAAGATCTATGCCGAGATCGCCGGCTACGGCGCCACGTCCGATGGCGAGGACATGGTGGCTCCGTCCGGCGAAGGCGCAATGCGCTGCATGCGCCAGGCGCTCGAGAGCGTGAAGACGCCGATCGATTACATCAACCCGCATGCGACCTCGACGCCCATCGGCGACGTCAAGGAAATCGAGGCCATTCGCGAGGTGTTCGGGACCAAGATCCCGCCGATCTCGGCGACGAAGTCGTTGACCGGCCATTCGCTCGGCGCCGCCGGCGTGCAGGAAGCGATCTACGCGCTGCTGATGATGAACAACGGTTTCATCTGCGAAAGCGCCAATATCGAAACCCTCGATCCCGCCTTCGAGGACATCCCGATCGTGCGCGAGCGCCGCGACAATGTGCAGCTCGGCTGCGTGCTGTCGAATTCCTTCGGCTTCGGCGGCACCAACGCCTCGATCGTGCTCAAGCGGCTGGAAGCTTGA
- a CDS encoding DUF3303 family protein — protein MLFMVVERFRDRNAKAVYRRFRDQGRMMPDGLKYVGSWIEANLDRCFQLMECDDARLLQDWVLNWSDLMECEIVPVVPSDQTRELVQSRL, from the coding sequence ATGCTGTTCATGGTGGTCGAGCGGTTTCGCGACCGGAACGCGAAGGCGGTCTATCGCCGATTCCGCGACCAAGGCCGCATGATGCCGGATGGTCTCAAATACGTCGGCAGCTGGATCGAGGCGAATCTCGACCGCTGCTTCCAGCTGATGGAATGCGACGATGCGCGCCTGTTGCAGGACTGGGTCCTCAACTGGAGCGACCTGATGGAATGCGAGATCGTGCCGGTGGTGCCGTCCGACCAGACCCGCGAGCTGGTGCAGTCGCGTTTATGA
- the fabI gene encoding enoyl-ACP reductase FabI yields MTALMQGKRGLIMGVANDHSIAWGIAKTLAEHGAQLAFTYQGEALGRRVKPLAESIGSSFVMPCDVEDIASVDAVFGEIEKQWGTMDFYVHAIGYSDKNELKGRYADTSRENFSRTMVISCFSFTEAARRAGRLMPNGGSMLTLTFNGGERTMPNYNVMGLAKAALESSVRYLAVDFGRDRIRVNAISAGPIRTLAGAGIGDARAMFAFQQKHSPLGRGVTLDELGGAGLYLLSDLSTGVTGEVHFVDSGYNVISMPHPDTFKNQASDSGPA; encoded by the coding sequence ATGACCGCGTTGATGCAGGGGAAGCGCGGGCTGATCATGGGGGTCGCCAACGACCACTCGATCGCCTGGGGGATCGCCAAGACGCTGGCCGAGCACGGCGCGCAGCTTGCCTTCACGTATCAAGGCGAGGCGCTGGGGCGGCGTGTCAAGCCGCTCGCCGAATCGATCGGGTCAAGTTTCGTGATGCCCTGCGACGTCGAGGACATCGCGTCGGTGGATGCGGTGTTCGGCGAGATCGAGAAACAGTGGGGCACGATGGACTTCTACGTCCACGCCATCGGCTACTCGGACAAGAACGAGTTGAAAGGCCGCTACGCGGACACCTCACGCGAGAACTTCAGCCGTACCATGGTGATCTCCTGCTTCTCCTTCACCGAGGCCGCGCGGCGCGCAGGCCGCCTGATGCCGAACGGGGGCTCGATGCTCACCCTCACGTTCAACGGCGGCGAGCGCACCATGCCGAACTACAACGTGATGGGCCTCGCGAAGGCGGCGCTCGAGTCTTCGGTGCGCTATCTGGCGGTCGATTTCGGCCGCGACCGCATCCGGGTCAACGCCATCTCGGCAGGCCCCATTCGCACGCTCGCGGGCGCCGGCATCGGCGATGCGCGTGCGATGTTCGCGTTCCAGCAGAAGCACTCGCCGCTCGGGCGCGGCGTCACGCTGGACGAGCTGGGCGGTGCCGGTCTCTATCTGCTTTCGGATCTATCCACCGGCGTGACCGGCGAAGTTCATTTCGTCGACAGCGGCTACAACGTGATTTCGATGCCGCATCCGGACACCTTCAAGAACCAGGCCTCCGACTCCGGTCCCGCCTGA
- the aqpZ gene encoding aquaporin Z: MSSPRELGAEFIGTFTLVTAVCGAALFSAPTAGLVAVAFAVGLSVLAMAYAVGHISGGHFNPAVTVGLVVGGRFEASRAVAYIVAQVLGGAAAACVFYVILSGAVGAKWNSFTDISNLYGGTHSSLLSVALIEIVITALFLIVILGVTHKNCPAGFAPIAIGLALTLFHLVSIPVSNASLNPARSTATALFGGAEAWGSLWLFWVAPIVGGAIGGVVSKWLYEE; encoded by the coding sequence ATGTCGTCACCACGCGAACTCGGCGCCGAGTTCATCGGCACCTTCACGCTCGTGACCGCGGTCTGCGGCGCGGCACTGTTCTCCGCACCAACGGCCGGGCTTGTCGCGGTCGCGTTCGCGGTCGGCCTCTCGGTTCTGGCGATGGCCTACGCGGTCGGCCATATCTCGGGCGGTCACTTCAATCCCGCGGTGACGGTCGGCCTCGTGGTCGGCGGCCGCTTCGAGGCGAGCCGGGCCGTCGCCTACATCGTCGCGCAGGTCCTCGGCGGCGCGGCGGCGGCCTGCGTGTTCTATGTGATCCTGAGCGGAGCTGTCGGCGCCAAGTGGAACAGCTTCACGGATATCTCGAACCTGTATGGCGGCACGCACTCATCGCTTCTCTCCGTCGCCCTGATCGAGATCGTCATCACGGCGCTGTTCCTGATCGTTATCCTCGGCGTGACCCACAAGAACTGTCCGGCCGGTTTCGCGCCGATCGCGATCGGGCTTGCGCTGACGCTGTTCCACCTCGTCTCGATCCCGGTGTCGAACGCATCGCTCAATCCGGCGCGCTCGACCGCAACCGCCCTCTTCGGCGGCGCGGAGGCCTGGGGCTCGCTCTGGCTGTTCTGGGTCGCGCCGATCGTGGGCGGCGCGATCGGCGGCGTCGTGTCGAAGTGGCTCTACGAGGAGTGA
- a CDS encoding ABC transporter substrate-binding protein — translation MRRIDRRRFLQSGAGGLAGILASGRAPAFAQGTTVHWLRLGDFVPASDILLRRELLPEAEKALGIKITLETINGNELQARIASSIQSGSGADLIHAMHNWPQLYAESVVDVSDVAEEIAREQGGYYDIFASVAKSPRGWLAAPWAALGILLCYRKSWFDEIGFTKFPDTWESYRAAGKLLKAKGRPIGQTLGHAYNDAPAFTYPYLWSFGGKEIEADGKTVAINSKETLESVKFISGFWKDAHDEGGLAWDDSNNNRAFLGGTISSTSNAASIYIEALRKPEQYLTEKGTPLKDDILHAPYPKGSAGAAALHPPQTHMLMGYSKNQKAAKDLLRWASSRKNFERWFVSQKGFSIPATQEWSKHPVWNEDPVMAPFRDVIHASRAPGWPGTSDRRAAEVVSKYIVTDMYAKAVQGMAPADAVKWAESELKKVYG, via the coding sequence ATGCGGCGCATCGACCGCCGGAGGTTTCTGCAATCGGGTGCCGGAGGACTTGCCGGCATTCTGGCGAGCGGACGCGCACCGGCGTTCGCGCAAGGCACGACGGTGCATTGGCTGCGGCTGGGCGACTTCGTTCCCGCCTCGGATATACTGCTGCGCCGCGAGCTGTTGCCCGAAGCCGAAAAAGCGCTCGGCATCAAGATCACGCTCGAGACCATCAACGGCAACGAGCTGCAGGCGCGCATCGCCTCGTCGATCCAGTCGGGCAGCGGCGCGGACCTGATCCACGCGATGCATAACTGGCCGCAGCTCTATGCCGAGAGCGTGGTGGACGTGAGCGATGTCGCCGAGGAGATCGCCAGGGAGCAGGGCGGCTACTACGACATCTTCGCGTCGGTCGCGAAAAGTCCAAGAGGCTGGCTGGCGGCGCCTTGGGCCGCGCTCGGCATCCTGCTCTGCTATCGCAAATCCTGGTTCGACGAGATCGGCTTCACCAAATTCCCCGACACGTGGGAGTCCTACCGGGCCGCCGGCAAGCTGCTCAAGGCGAAGGGCCGCCCGATCGGCCAGACGCTCGGCCACGCCTACAACGACGCGCCGGCTTTCACCTACCCGTACCTCTGGTCGTTCGGCGGCAAGGAGATCGAAGCGGACGGCAAGACCGTGGCGATCAACAGCAAGGAGACGCTCGAGTCGGTCAAGTTCATCTCGGGCTTCTGGAAGGATGCCCACGACGAGGGCGGGCTCGCCTGGGACGACAGCAACAACAACCGCGCGTTCCTCGGCGGTACGATTTCATCGACCAGCAACGCGGCTTCGATCTACATCGAAGCGCTGCGCAAGCCCGAGCAGTATCTCACCGAGAAGGGCACGCCCCTGAAGGACGATATCCTGCACGCGCCCTATCCCAAGGGCAGCGCCGGCGCTGCCGCCCTGCATCCTCCGCAAACCCATATGCTGATGGGTTACTCGAAAAATCAGAAGGCCGCGAAGGACCTGCTGCGCTGGGCGAGCTCGCGCAAGAACTTCGAGCGATGGTTCGTGTCGCAAAAGGGCTTCTCGATTCCGGCGACACAGGAATGGTCGAAGCATCCGGTGTGGAACGAGGACCCGGTGATGGCGCCGTTCCGCGATGTGATCCACGCCTCGCGCGCGCCCGGCTGGCCCGGAACATCGGACCGCAGGGCGGCCGAGGTCGTGTCGAAGTACATCGTCACCGACATGTACGCCAAAGCCGTGCAGGGCATGGCGCCCGCGGACGCGGTGAAATGGGCGGAGAGCGAATTGAAGAAGGTCTACGGGTGA